In a single window of the Streptomyces sp. NBC_00285 genome:
- the ndgR gene encoding IclR family transcriptional regulator NdgR → MDNSSGVGVLDKAALVLSALESGPATLAGLVAATGLARPTAHRLAVALEHHRMVARDMQGRFILGPRLAELAAAAGEDRLLATAGPVLTHLRDITGESAQLYRRQGDMRICVAAAERLSGLRDTVPVGSTLTMKAGSSAQILMAWEEPERLHRGLQGARFTATALSGVRRRGWAQSIGEREPGVASVSAPVRGPSNRVVAAVSVSGPIERLSRHPGRMHAQAIIDAAARLSEALRRTG, encoded by the coding sequence ATGGACAACAGTAGCGGCGTCGGCGTTCTGGACAAGGCAGCCCTTGTCCTCAGCGCTCTGGAGTCCGGTCCGGCCACCCTCGCGGGCTTGGTCGCTGCGACCGGACTGGCACGACCCACGGCCCACCGGCTGGCCGTGGCTCTGGAACACCACCGCATGGTGGCACGCGACATGCAGGGCCGTTTCATTCTGGGCCCGCGCCTCGCCGAGCTGGCCGCGGCCGCCGGCGAGGATCGCCTCCTCGCCACGGCGGGGCCGGTGCTCACCCACCTCCGTGACATCACGGGCGAGAGCGCCCAGCTCTACCGCCGCCAGGGCGACATGCGCATCTGCGTGGCCGCGGCGGAGCGACTGTCCGGCCTCAGGGACACCGTCCCGGTCGGCTCGACGCTCACCATGAAGGCGGGCTCCTCGGCCCAGATCCTCATGGCCTGGGAGGAGCCCGAGCGCCTGCACCGGGGCCTGCAGGGCGCCCGTTTCACGGCGACGGCCCTGTCGGGTGTACGGCGCCGCGGCTGGGCCCAGTCCATCGGCGAGCGCGAGCCGGGCGTCGCCTCCGTCTCCGCACCCGTGCGCGGCCCCTCCAACCGCGTGGTGGCCGCCGTCTCGGTCTCCGGTCCCATCGAGCGCCTGTCGCGCCACCCGGGCCGTATGCACGCCCAGGCGATCATCGACGCCGCCGCCCGCCTCTCCGAGGCACTGCG